One Natrinema marinum genomic window carries:
- a CDS encoding helix-turn-helix domain-containing protein: MKRVRITLDPRGDYAPPIYERLAGGADYVERARIVNWNVSSPPTGFLFRLEGDYRRFEGELAESPMVSNYEILPVTDRACYCFLEGEVSTAARSLFENFTRGSLMTVPPIECNDDGTNTFSIVGTEADIQAAVDGVPDGVGVTVERVGGKRVAADSVVGRLSERQREAVATALELGYYDVPRTATTEDVARELDCATATAAEHLRKAESTLLASLFDG, from the coding sequence ATGAAACGCGTCCGCATCACGCTGGACCCGCGGGGTGACTACGCGCCGCCGATTTACGAGCGGCTCGCGGGCGGAGCCGACTACGTAGAGCGAGCCCGGATCGTCAACTGGAACGTCTCGAGCCCGCCGACGGGCTTTCTGTTCCGACTCGAGGGGGACTATCGGCGCTTCGAAGGCGAACTCGCCGAGAGTCCGATGGTGTCGAATTACGAGATACTGCCGGTCACGGACCGAGCGTGCTATTGCTTTCTCGAGGGAGAGGTCTCGACGGCGGCCCGCTCGCTGTTCGAGAACTTCACCCGCGGCAGCCTCATGACGGTGCCGCCGATCGAGTGCAACGACGACGGGACGAACACGTTCAGCATCGTCGGGACGGAGGCCGACATTCAAGCCGCGGTCGACGGCGTCCCCGACGGCGTCGGCGTGACCGTCGAGCGGGTCGGCGGGAAGCGCGTCGCCGCCGACAGCGTCGTCGGCCGCCTCTCCGAGCGCCAGCGGGAGGCGGTCGCGACCGCGCTCGAACTCGGCTACTACGACGTGCCCCGGACGGCGACGACCGAAGACGTAGCCCGCGAACTCGACTGCGCGACCGCGACCGCGGCGGAGCACCTCCGGAAGGCCGAGTCGACGCTACTCGCGTCGCTGTTCGACGGCTGA
- a CDS encoding YgaP family membrane protein — translation MQRNVGGLDRIVRAVLGTWLLVVAGAALLTDRRTTAAATAIAGSGLLINAVTRFCGGNFVLGIDTTEGCCSRE, via the coding sequence ATGCAGCGAAACGTCGGCGGACTCGATCGAATCGTCAGGGCCGTCCTGGGAACGTGGTTGCTCGTCGTCGCGGGTGCGGCCCTGTTGACCGATCGCCGGACTACCGCCGCCGCAACGGCGATCGCCGGATCGGGCCTGCTGATCAACGCGGTGACCCGATTCTGCGGCGGAAACTTCGTGCTCGGCATCGACACGACCGAAGGGTGCTGCTCGCGCGAGTGA